A window of Methanomicrobia archaeon genomic DNA:
CATCGTTCGCCGTAACGCATTGGCAAAACGGACCTTCACGCCCGAGAGTATGAACTTCACCTCGGTCTCTCCGCGTTCCGCTATTTCCACATCCATTTCACTCGTATGGTGCGTCTCCATCCCACCAGAGGTCACCGCAACTTAAACGCGCCTACCACGCTTGCCACCCGGCCGCTTCGTGCCGTCGTGCGGGATTGGTGTCACGTCCTCGATCTTCCCGATCCGCAATCCAGC
This region includes:
- the rpsK gene encoding 30S ribosomal protein S11 is translated as AGLRIGKIEDVTPIPHDGTKRPGGKRGRRV